The sequence ATTGAAATTTCTTCTTTACAGCCTATTCGGGATATTCATGTTTTTCTTCCCGTTGAATATCGGCGGCAAGTCGACCATACCGGTGGACCATATAATCACGTTTATCACCAAGGATCTGGCCGTAGCCGCCAAATATTACATTCTGCTCGTAATGTACGTCGGCGCTGCGCTGCCGTTTATCCGCAAGAATTGGAATAAAGACGGCATCAGCATATTCTTCTCTGTGGCTAAGGTATGCGGAGCCGTCGTCGGCACAATATTAGTCTTCGACCTCAACCCGCCGGCGTGGCTGAGCCGCCCCGACTTCGGCCCCTTTCTTTACAATAAATTATCCACGCCGGTCGGGTTGGTCATCCCTATAGGCTCGGTCTTCCTCGCCTTCCTTGCGAGCTTCGGGCTTATGGAATTCACCGGGGTCCTGATGACTCCCGTCATGCGCCCCGTCTTCAGGACGCCGGGGCGCTCGGCGATAGACGCGGTCGCCTCCTTCGTCGGCAGCTACTCCATCGCGCTGCTCATCACCAACGGGGTATACCGCCAGGGAAAATACTCGGCGCGTGAAGCGGCGACGATAGCCACCGGCTTTTCAACGGTCTCGGCGACATTCTTGCTGATCGTGGCGAAGACCTTGGACCTCATGGATCGCTGGGGGCTTTATTTCTGGGTTACATTGGTGGTGACGTTCGTAGTCAGCGCGATAACGGCGCGGCTTTGGCCGCTCTCCTCCATACCCGACACATATTACACCGGAGAAAAAACGGCCGAGCCGGAGTATACCAGCAATCTGCTGACACGTGCCTGGTGCGCCGGCGTGGATACGGCCGCCAAGACGGAGGCGCTTCCGAAGCTGGTGTGGAGCAACCTCTACGCGGGGCTCAACATGGCCTTCAACGTCATCCCCTCCATTATGTCGGTTGGGCTTTTAGGGCTGGTCTTGGCCGAGTACACACCGCTCTTCGATTGGTTCGGCTATGTCTTTTACCCCTTCTTCAAAATCTTCGGTGTGCAGCAGGCGGCGCTGGCCGGCAAGGCCGCGGCCGTTTCGCTCCCTGAGATGTTCCTGCCGGCGATACTGATCGCGAAGAGCGCCACGCCGCTCGTCAAATTCGTAATCGCCGTCGTCAGCATCTCGGAGATACTTTTCTTCTCGGCGAGCATCCCCTGCGTGATGGGTACGGACATCCCCATCACGCTGAAGGACATATTGGCGATCTGGTTCGAGAGAGTCGTGCTGAGCATCGTCATAACCGTGCCGCTCGCCATGCTGCTGGGCTTCAAGGACGTGCTGTAAAGGCCGTCCGAGCGGCGCGCCGACCGCATTCGTAATGAAAGGAGCATTAGAGATGAAAGAAAATTATTATGCGCGGAGCCTCAACGCCGAAAGGCTTCGGCAGGTCTACGACACGGCGATAGCGAGGGTCGCCCGGTACCTCGAATGCGAGATATCCTTCGTATGCGGCGGCCTGAAAAAGAGCGACGAGGTGCTCGAGCTGGCCGCGGGATACGGACGGATCATGAAGAAGGTCGCGCCCTTCGTCAGGAGCGTGACGGGGCTGGACATCTCTGCGGAGAACGTGCGCTTCGGAGCGGAATATCTGAAAGATACGAAAAACGCCGAGCTTTTAGTCATGGATGTGCACGAAATGGATTACGACCGCCGTTTCGACGTCGCGCTCTGCCTGCAGAACGGTCTCTCCGCGGTGAAGGCCGAACTGCCCGAGGCCTTTGCCGCGAAGGTGCTGAAAGCCCTGAAAATGGGCGGCAAGGCCTACTTCAGCACATACCATCCGCGATTCTGGGAGCACAGGCTGGCGTGGTTCAAGGAGCAGGCGGAAAAGGGGCTGCTCGGAGAGCTCGACATGGAAAAGTGCAAAGACGGCGTCCTCGTCTGCAAAGACGGCTTTCGGGCCACTACACAGTCGGCGGAGGATTTGGAGAGAATCGGCCGCGCGTCGGGATACCGCTGGCAAATATCCGAGGTGGACGACTCCAGCCTCTTTTTGGTAATCGAAAAAATAATCTGAAGAAAGGAAAGACGGCGATGTTTCTGGTCTTAACGACGTACGCTAAAGGGATGGAGGAAGTCGATAAGTTTTTGCCGGCGCATTCCGCGTTTTTGGACAAATATTATGCGCAGAAAAAAATTATTTTCTCAGGGCGCCGCAATCCGCGCGTCGGCGGGGCGATATTGTTTAGAGTAGAAACGGAGGACGAGGTAAAGGCGATACTCGCCGAAGACCCTTTCAGAGTCAACGGCATCACGGAGTGCGAATACTATGAGATCATTCCGACGAAATACGACGAAGAGTTCGCCGGCTTCCTGCCCTCCCGCCGGCGGACGCTCGCCGTCCGCAAAGGAGGCGCTTAAAATATGGGGCCGAACGAAAGCCTGTTTTCCTTGAAAGGGAAAACCGCTTTCATCACGGGAGGAGCCCGCGGGCTGGGCTTTGCCATGGCTTGCGCGCTGGCCCGCGCCGGGGCGAAGATAGCGTTTAACGCCAGGAGCGGGAAATCGGTCGATAGGGGGCTTGCGGCGTATTCCGCAAATGGGATGGCGGCGGCCGGATATGTTTGTGACGTTACCGACGAAGCCGGCATGAACGAGCTGTTCAGGCGCGTCGCCGAAGAGGTGGCCCCGGTGGATGTTCTTCTGAACAACGCCGGCGTCATCAACAGGGCGCCGATGATCGAAATGGAGGCGTCGGATTTCCGCAGAGTCGTCGATACGGACCTTACCGGGCCTTTCATTGCAGCCAAGGCCGTCATACCATCGATGATCGAGAGAGGAGGCGGGAAAATCATCAACGTCTGCGGCATTATGAGCGAAGTCGGAAGAGAAACGGCCGCCGCCTACGCTTCGGCGAAGGGCGGGTTGAAGATGCTGACGAAAAACATCGCGTCGGAGTACGGCGCTTACAATATCCAGTGCAACGCGATAGCCCCCGGCTACATGGCCACCTCCCTTAACGCCTCGTTAAGGGAGCGGCTGCCGGACGGCTCCAAAAATCCCTTCGATGATTATATCTGCGCTCGGACGCCCGCGGGGCGCTGGGGCAGCGCCGAAGCCGACCTGGCTGGACCGGCCGTCTTTCTCGCCTCGGCCGCCTCCGATTTTGTCAACGGGCAGATATTGTACGTCGACGGCGGATTCTTATCATATCTGGGACGCAGTGCATGAATGGCGGCTGCGGCGTTGAAAGCGCAATACCGTAAAACGATCGGGCCCCTCGCGTAGGGGCCCTACTCTTTGAATCGCCGCCGCGCTTTTGTCTGAGTTTCAAATAAATGCGGCGCTGTGCACGCCATCGAGCTCCGAAGCAGGACGCCCGGCGCCGCCGTCTTTCCCCTCTAACTCTACGAACTGCGGCGCAGC is a genomic window of Synergistes jonesii containing:
- a CDS encoding gluconate 5-dehydrogenase yields the protein MGPNESLFSLKGKTAFITGGARGLGFAMACALARAGAKIAFNARSGKSVDRGLAAYSANGMAAAGYVCDVTDEAGMNELFRRVAEEVAPVDVLLNNAGVINRAPMIEMEASDFRRVVDTDLTGPFIAAKAVIPSMIERGGGKIINVCGIMSEVGRETAAAYASAKGGLKMLTKNIASEYGAYNIQCNAIAPGYMATSLNASLRERLPDGSKNPFDDYICARTPAGRWGSAEADLAGPAVFLASAASDFVNGQILYVDGGFLSYLGRSA
- a CDS encoding YciI family protein gives rise to the protein MFLVLTTYAKGMEEVDKFLPAHSAFLDKYYAQKKIIFSGRRNPRVGGAILFRVETEDEVKAILAEDPFRVNGITECEYYEIIPTKYDEEFAGFLPSRRRTLAVRKGGA
- a CDS encoding class I SAM-dependent methyltransferase, whose amino-acid sequence is MKENYYARSLNAERLRQVYDTAIARVARYLECEISFVCGGLKKSDEVLELAAGYGRIMKKVAPFVRSVTGLDISAENVRFGAEYLKDTKNAELLVMDVHEMDYDRRFDVALCLQNGLSAVKAELPEAFAAKVLKALKMGGKAYFSTYHPRFWEHRLAWFKEQAEKGLLGELDMEKCKDGVLVCKDGFRATTQSAEDLERIGRASGYRWQISEVDDSSLFLVIEKII
- a CDS encoding YjiH family protein, translated to MEKGRNNAAVLKFLLYSLFGIFMFFFPLNIGGKSTIPVDHIITFITKDLAVAAKYYILLVMYVGAALPFIRKNWNKDGISIFFSVAKVCGAVVGTILVFDLNPPAWLSRPDFGPFLYNKLSTPVGLVIPIGSVFLAFLASFGLMEFTGVLMTPVMRPVFRTPGRSAIDAVASFVGSYSIALLITNGVYRQGKYSAREAATIATGFSTVSATFLLIVAKTLDLMDRWGLYFWVTLVVTFVVSAITARLWPLSSIPDTYYTGEKTAEPEYTSNLLTRAWCAGVDTAAKTEALPKLVWSNLYAGLNMAFNVIPSIMSVGLLGLVLAEYTPLFDWFGYVFYPFFKIFGVQQAALAGKAAAVSLPEMFLPAILIAKSATPLVKFVIAVVSISEILFFSASIPCVMGTDIPITLKDILAIWFERVVLSIVITVPLAMLLGFKDVL